In Capillimicrobium parvum, a genomic segment contains:
- a CDS encoding thiamine pyrophosphate-binding protein — MTVADGIVAALAERAVDTVFGIPGVHNLALFAALEAGGVRTIVVRHEATAAYAADVHGRLTGRPGVCVTTSGPGAANAVAAMGEAQASCSPLLHVTTTVARRHLDAGVSRGVLHEHPRQRDIFAPVSKLAVRADDPATVAAIVGHAFDTAALAPCGPAYVEIPTDVLAEAAPGPTGLPGATPPERTPAPTRPVLRELAQRLERAERPLIWVGSGGAPHAPEVLELAERLGAPVVLTHSAKRAWSGGGPPLVVRHPPHEPAIGDLCAAADAVLVLGSDLDGMMTQEFRLPLAGVLRVDVDPRRMDLSYPSELAVPGEVEGVVRGLLALVGPRAGGGWGAGAVARADAAAASALDGDGDAAAGLTYVSALDRAIGDAQVVVACDMAISGYWTAAYLPLGASRRIVYPVGWGTLGFALPGAIGAARAGAGRAIVVCGDGGVLFAIGELATIAQEELPVTIVVQTDGGYGMLRYDEERMYDRTFAVDLRAPDFPALAGAFGLPAERVDCLDPGLPDVLARAVQGRGPNLVDVIGRLTPPRTTSPRWPLVAHPSGPPGRP, encoded by the coding sequence ATGACGGTGGCGGACGGGATCGTCGCGGCGCTCGCGGAGCGCGCCGTGGACACCGTGTTCGGGATCCCGGGCGTGCACAACCTCGCGCTGTTCGCGGCGCTCGAGGCGGGCGGCGTGCGCACCATCGTCGTACGCCACGAGGCGACCGCCGCGTACGCCGCCGACGTCCACGGCCGCCTGACGGGCCGGCCCGGCGTCTGCGTGACGACCTCCGGCCCCGGGGCGGCCAACGCGGTCGCGGCGATGGGCGAGGCGCAGGCGTCGTGCTCGCCGCTGCTGCACGTCACCACCACCGTCGCGCGCCGCCACCTCGACGCCGGCGTCTCGCGCGGCGTGCTGCACGAGCACCCCCGCCAGCGCGACATCTTCGCCCCGGTGTCGAAGCTCGCCGTCCGTGCCGACGACCCGGCGACGGTCGCCGCGATCGTCGGGCACGCGTTCGACACCGCCGCGCTCGCGCCGTGCGGGCCCGCCTACGTGGAGATCCCGACCGACGTGCTCGCGGAAGCGGCGCCCGGTCCGACCGGCCTGCCCGGGGCCACGCCGCCCGAGCGGACGCCGGCGCCCACGCGCCCGGTCCTGCGCGAGCTCGCCCAGCGCCTCGAGCGCGCGGAGCGGCCGCTGATCTGGGTCGGGTCCGGCGGGGCGCCCCACGCCCCGGAGGTGCTCGAGCTCGCGGAGCGCCTCGGCGCGCCCGTCGTGCTGACCCACAGCGCCAAGCGCGCGTGGAGCGGGGGCGGGCCGCCGCTCGTCGTCCGCCATCCGCCGCACGAGCCGGCGATCGGCGACCTCTGCGCCGCCGCGGACGCCGTCCTCGTCCTGGGCAGCGACCTCGACGGGATGATGACCCAGGAGTTCCGGCTGCCGCTGGCCGGCGTCCTGCGCGTGGACGTCGACCCGCGGCGCATGGACCTCTCCTACCCGAGCGAGCTCGCGGTGCCGGGCGAGGTGGAGGGCGTCGTGCGCGGCCTGCTCGCGCTCGTCGGCCCGCGCGCGGGCGGAGGATGGGGCGCCGGCGCGGTCGCCCGAGCCGATGCCGCCGCAGCGAGCGCGCTCGACGGCGACGGCGACGCGGCGGCCGGGCTGACCTACGTCTCGGCGCTGGACCGCGCCATCGGCGACGCGCAGGTCGTCGTCGCCTGCGACATGGCGATCTCCGGCTACTGGACCGCGGCGTACCTGCCGCTGGGCGCGTCGCGCCGGATCGTCTACCCGGTGGGCTGGGGCACGCTCGGATTCGCGCTGCCGGGAGCGATCGGCGCGGCGCGCGCGGGCGCCGGCCGGGCGATCGTCGTCTGCGGCGACGGCGGCGTGCTGTTCGCGATCGGCGAGCTGGCGACCATCGCCCAGGAGGAGCTGCCGGTGACCATCGTCGTCCAGACGGACGGCGGATACGGGATGCTGCGCTACGACGAGGAGCGCATGTACGACCGGACGTTCGCGGTCGACCTCCGCGCGCCGGACTTCCCGGCGCTGGCCGGCGCCTTCGGCCTGCCGGCCGAGCGCGTCGACTGCCTCGACCCCGGCCTCCCGGACGTTCTCGCGCGCGCTGTGCAGGGCCGGGGCCCGAACCTCGTCGACGTCATCGGCCGGCTGACCCCGCCGCGCACCACCTCGCCGCGTTGGCCGCTGGTCGCCCACCCCTCAGGGCCTCCCGGTAGGCCCTGA
- a CDS encoding PucR family transcriptional regulator has protein sequence MQRFTLADVLAQESLGLRLMTSERGALDRLVMGAHGTEALHPMPWMQHDWVLLITGVRLVDRPDLQRHLVEELADGGLAALGFGVGIDFDEVPGELTRAAEERGFPVFEIPLRTPFREIITFVNRSLLSTEVHQMRRLTSMREFLLDALQDAEPQQRVVQRLASLLSCTVALFGVDGRLLHASGPVPPDELWDAVALHAKGGAPEVRGTPPAIAAVRDRELVAGWLIVVRRSLDSDVYARPLVEMTAALLSTLAGVQRISAGRRRAEHAAFVSDLLAGTREDEVWRHRAAELGLELGGPVALRAIAAAGGPPDALAGRLDAALAAPPALSRLTARRGEAAVAVVQAPDAELRGRLDELYRRLGDAAIAVGRRAATVHELRDSIADALRSVTGEAGRGAEVVWYEDLDLLSWLLRCGDDDGLARKARAVLEPLAGDAVLLETLDRYFACGLHVVRTARSLGLHPNSLRYRLSRIEERLGRSLQDPETIAALHLARRASR, from the coding sequence ATGCAGCGATTCACGCTGGCCGACGTCCTCGCCCAGGAGTCGCTCGGCCTGCGCCTCATGACGAGCGAACGCGGCGCGCTCGACCGGCTCGTCATGGGCGCCCACGGCACCGAGGCGCTGCACCCGATGCCGTGGATGCAGCACGACTGGGTGCTGCTGATCACCGGCGTGCGGCTCGTCGACCGTCCCGACCTGCAGCGCCACCTCGTCGAGGAGCTCGCCGACGGCGGGCTCGCCGCCCTCGGCTTCGGCGTCGGCATCGACTTCGACGAGGTGCCGGGCGAGCTCACCCGTGCCGCGGAGGAGCGCGGCTTCCCGGTCTTCGAGATCCCGCTGCGCACGCCGTTCCGGGAGATCATCACGTTCGTCAACCGGTCGCTGCTGAGCACCGAGGTGCACCAGATGCGGCGGCTGACCTCGATGCGGGAGTTCCTCCTCGACGCGCTGCAGGATGCCGAGCCGCAGCAGCGCGTCGTCCAGCGCCTGGCCTCGCTGCTGTCGTGCACCGTCGCGCTGTTCGGCGTCGACGGCCGGCTGCTGCACGCCTCGGGCCCGGTGCCCCCGGACGAGCTGTGGGACGCGGTCGCGCTGCACGCGAAGGGCGGGGCGCCCGAGGTCCGCGGCACGCCGCCGGCGATCGCCGCCGTGCGCGACCGCGAGCTGGTCGCCGGCTGGCTCATCGTCGTGCGGCGCTCGCTCGACTCAGACGTCTACGCGCGGCCGCTCGTCGAGATGACCGCGGCCCTGCTGAGCACGCTCGCCGGCGTCCAGCGCATCTCGGCGGGGCGCCGGCGCGCGGAGCACGCCGCGTTCGTCAGCGACCTGCTGGCGGGCACGCGCGAGGACGAGGTCTGGCGCCACCGCGCCGCGGAGCTCGGGCTCGAGCTGGGCGGGCCGGTGGCGCTGCGCGCGATCGCGGCGGCGGGCGGCCCGCCGGACGCGCTCGCCGGCCGGCTCGACGCGGCGCTGGCGGCGCCGCCGGCGCTGTCGCGCCTGACGGCGCGGCGCGGGGAGGCGGCCGTCGCGGTCGTCCAGGCCCCGGACGCCGAGCTGCGCGGCCGGCTCGACGAGCTGTACCGCCGGCTCGGCGACGCCGCGATCGCCGTCGGCCGCCGTGCGGCGACCGTCCACGAACTGCGCGACTCGATCGCCGACGCGCTGCGGTCGGTCACCGGCGAGGCGGGCCGGGGCGCCGAGGTCGTCTGGTACGAGGACCTCGATCTCCTCAGCTGGCTGCTGCGCTGCGGCGACGACGACGGCCTGGCCCGCAAGGCGCGCGCCGTCCTCGAGCCGCTGGCCGGGGACGCGGTCCTGCTGGAGACCCTCGACCGCTATTTCGCCTGCGGCCTGCACGTCGTCCGCACCGCGAGGTCGCTGGGCCTGCACCCGAACTCGCTGCGCTACCGCCTCAGCCGCATCGAGGAGCGCCTCGGCCGCTCGCTGCAGGACCCGGAGACGATCGCCGCGCTGCACCTCGCGCGCCGGGCGTCGCGCTGA
- a CDS encoding 2-hydroxyacid dehydrogenase, which translates to MRSAEDSPAAPVVAVVDCGPDDRPRLERLEAAVPTRVCDGPAEGGALVERAAGCAVLATLYTYTPVTEAVLDGLPGLRLVITRTAGSSHIDLGAAQRRGIAVATVPEGPTQAVAEYTIAAAIALSRGLPAAVASTARGEWDFTGFRGHDLGGRTLGVVGLGHIGARVAQLGQAFGMRVVGWSRSEKGLDGVEQVPLPALLQRAHVVSVNVALAAETHRLLDAAALARMRPDAVLVNTSRGETIDLDALCDLLRAGRLGGAWLDVVEGEPGLPAERLEALAAVPNLFVTPHISWHTHETLDRQFDGMIDRILAFCAQDHRTEEPHHASP; encoded by the coding sequence GTGAGGAGCGCTGAGGACAGCCCGGCTGCGCCGGTCGTCGCCGTCGTCGACTGCGGTCCCGACGACCGCCCGCGGCTCGAGCGCCTCGAGGCGGCGGTTCCCACGCGCGTCTGCGACGGTCCCGCCGAGGGCGGCGCACTGGTCGAGCGGGCCGCCGGGTGCGCGGTCCTCGCCACGCTCTACACGTACACGCCGGTCACGGAGGCGGTCCTCGACGGCCTGCCCGGCCTGCGGCTCGTGATCACGCGGACCGCGGGCTCGTCGCACATCGACCTCGGCGCCGCGCAGCGGCGCGGGATCGCGGTCGCCACGGTGCCCGAGGGCCCGACCCAGGCCGTCGCCGAGTACACGATCGCCGCGGCGATCGCCCTCAGCCGCGGCCTGCCCGCCGCGGTCGCGTCCACCGCGCGCGGAGAGTGGGACTTCACCGGCTTCCGCGGCCATGACCTCGGCGGCCGCACGCTCGGCGTGGTCGGGCTGGGCCACATCGGCGCGCGGGTCGCGCAGCTGGGGCAGGCCTTCGGCATGCGCGTCGTGGGGTGGAGCCGCTCGGAGAAGGGCCTCGACGGCGTCGAGCAGGTGCCGCTGCCGGCGCTGCTGCAGCGCGCGCACGTCGTGTCGGTCAACGTCGCGCTGGCGGCGGAGACGCACCGCCTGCTCGACGCGGCCGCCCTGGCCCGGATGCGCCCGGACGCGGTGCTGGTCAACACGTCGCGCGGCGAGACGATCGACCTCGACGCGCTGTGCGACCTGCTGCGCGCCGGGCGCCTGGGCGGCGCGTGGCTCGACGTGGTGGAGGGCGAGCCGGGGCTCCCGGCCGAGCGCCTCGAGGCGCTCGCGGCGGTCCCGAACCTCTTCGTCACTCCGCACATCTCCTGGCACACGCACGAGACGCTCGACCGTCAGTTCGACGGGATGATCGACCGCATCCTCGCGTTCTGCGCGCAGGACCACCGAACGGAGGAGCCGCACCATGCCAGCCCATGA